From Xenopus tropicalis strain Nigerian chromosome 3, UCB_Xtro_10.0, whole genome shotgun sequence, the proteins below share one genomic window:
- the higd2a gene encoding HIG1 domain family member 2A, mitochondrial translates to MAHPEIEGFTPSSTYGDEGFKSKFIRKVKENPFVPIGCLATAGALTYGLISFKQGKTQQSQLLMRTRILAQGFTVAAIMFGVVMTAMKPRITPK, encoded by the exons ATGGCGCACCCGGAGATTGAGGGGTTTACTCCCAGCAGTACGTACGGCGATGAGGGTTTTAAGAGCAAATTCATAAGGAAAGTAAAGGAGAACCCATTTGTACCTATTG GGTGCCTTGCCACAGCTGGAGCTTTAACCTATGGCCTCATATCTTTCAAGCAAGGTAAAACCCAGCAGTCTCAGCTTCTAATGCGCACCCGTATCCTTGCCCAGGGATTTACAGTTGCTGCCATCATGTTCGGTGTGGTTATGACTGCCATGAAGCCTCGCATAACTCCCAAGTGA